In Primulina huaijiensis isolate GDHJ02 chromosome 4, ASM1229523v2, whole genome shotgun sequence, the DNA window TCTGTCTTTCGTTTACTTGATTCTATAACACTAGGAATGCTAAAAGAAGAAAGAGAGAACAAATTCAGAACCTTTCAAGATCTTTAGCTGAGCCAATGTTCAATTTGATACAATTTTTAGGAGCTCGATATCAAACAAGAGAGTCTTATCTATCAATCCTTGATTCCTCAACACAAAATCCAGAGCTCTTTGACCCTGTCATGCAAAAGACCACCTTCATATGAAGTGTAGAAAGAATATTAAGCTTCAACAGTAAAAGGGTATAGGATACCGAAAACGTTGTTGGCCGTGGACCTTGCTTGTTGAAGTCGTTATCGGGATATCCTAGTTCTGGGGGAACTATAATCCTGCAAATATTGATGTATTATAGAAAACAATAAATGTCGCTGCATGGTTTCTCTATCTTGCACTAGAGAAAACTACAGTTTACGACTCACGCACCAGCCATCGGAATTCCCATTAATTTTAACAGTATGCATCTAAGATTCTGTGGATTTCCAATTAATTTCCAACGAATCAAACTAAGCACTCCATTGGATAATACTGCAGAAGCATTGGTTGGGCTTTGTTATCAATTTGAGCTATTGAGGGGTGTCATATCCCGGGCTCACGTGTCTATGAAAGCAAGATTGTACACATTTGTGAGCAACTACTTCCCATCCGTTCTCTCTTAATTGAATTGATTAATTCAAATTCAGAAAAGTCTATCATATTATTTACACATGTCCTCACGATCTAACTTGGATGGGGTATTATGGGAAAATCGGCATACATAATACCTTCTGATACCACCAAGAGCCATGCTCGATACGGCTTCCTCAAATGCAGGGATGACCTAGAGATGACCACAAAACAACAGTGACCTTACAGTCCCTGAGGACACATGCACATCCATGCTACTACTAAGCTAATGCGACTTCATTAATAGAATTCCCCACCTCTCGAGTTCCTAATCTGAATTTGTAGAATTCTTTATCTTCACCCTGCTTATAAAAACAGGAAAAGAAAAGCAACAGATCAACTAGGTGTAGAAGGTACACTGTATAGGCTAAAGAGAAACAAGCATTACCACAAAGGAGCCACCCTTTGTCTTGTTGCGAGCCTCAAATATCCGGCCATAATAACCAATAGTGTAACCGTCCCAATCCACCTGCAGTGCACTTATAATCAGGTCTCTCACATTTTCAATGATAAATCTGAGAGAGAATTAGAATGTGAACACCAAAGTCTAGCATTGaaaaaaaagcaaaagaaaCAGCGCATAGGTTTAAGGAGCCAAAAAACTTTGTTAGTAGGGGAACTTGCATTATATCCAGCAATTCGAGGTTTACTCGAATGTTAAGAAATAACATGAGTAGTGACAGTATTTCACGATATTGGAGCATATTAATGCAATCACAAGTCTACAATAATTGTAGCCTTAACTTTATATACCAAAGCATATATTGTTTTCTCATTGCATTATATATGCTGTCTTCATTAGCTTCTAAACAATTCTTCAGTAGGTCATTCTGACATGTCTTCAGTGCTAACTTCTTTACGATAATTACTACACAGAACGTGTTCCACACTTTTGTTGTGGTAATGAGCAAGATCAAAACTCACCACAGCAAATACACTAGAAACACCatggaattttttaaaaaaaacttcttGATAGCCTACCACTCCACTAAATTTAGAGTTCGaacaaacatcaataatcttgTTTTTAAATTGAAGGCATTTCTCACTTGCTAAAGAGCATGTTCTCTATATAGAAATGTATTTCTCTAGAAAATTAGTAGTTCATTTAGAGTGAGTCTTTGAAGATTATCTCATAAATGGTCCGTCGAAACAACTGCATTCGACCAAACTACTAAGACTTTCACATCTGTTCTGTTGAAACAACTACTTCCAACAAAATATTCGACCCAATGGAGACGAGTAACGGCTTTACCACTACTATTTCTCCTGTCTTTGGACTGGGCCCACTTCCTAATCGCAAGTCCTGCAATTTTTGAATGTTTGTATCAAGTTCCGAAAATATAAAACTTTAAAGTGAAGGAAGATGCAAAAGAGTTGTACAAAAATAGGCTTTCGGACTTGTGACCTTATACTGAAGACCTGAGTTTGTTTCGGTGTAATCTGGATACCGCATCTTTGTCTTGCCATAATCCTTGCCCCGCAATGCTGGCACTGTATGCTCAAACAGTGAGCCTAACAATTAGTCTTCAAAGCTATTAGGCTGCAAATAATTATGAATAATTATTCAAAGAACCAATACACATCATACGTCCAACAAGACCCTGAAGATGAAGCAAGATTATCCTGTAATCAAACCCATCCAGCGTATTCCCCACTTCAAAAATTCTAAATTCGATAAACTCTATAGTTTTCAAAAAGCAGTGAATGAAATATCTTTTACACCATAACCAAGCTTCTGTAAGAAACTATCATCATCGCTAACATTGATAGGCACTGAtaaaacttgtttttcatgcgtAAGTAATAGTTCAAGCTTTTTTATTGATTACGCATTACCCGAAATGTAACAGATATGATTTGAATTTCATGAACTGGACAGGCATTAAGCTGCTTTAAATTTCCGGCTATTCAAATTTACATGGTTGAGAGACAGTTTTGCCAAGACAAAAGCCTGACATAGGAAAAAatgatatacaatttttttaaaaaaaagtctcAGAAGAATGTTTACACGACCAAAACCAAATAAAAGTCACCTCCAAGGATAATATGTACCCTTCGGTCACAGTATAACAACTCTTAATGCTACATTTTCATACCAACAAAATTACCATGCATCCCGACCCTACTAATACTCTGTTCTTGGCAGTCAACAAATCGATAAATATTGAACAAGATCCCCGAGTTGACTTTTGTGGTTGGATTAAAGAAAGTATGAGGCATGTGTCTCGGCACAGGCCTCACAAGCATGATCGTAAAATGAGCTCTTATGGCAACTACTACGTCTCGTCCTAAAATAGTTAGGAGTTCATCGTAAGCCATTTTAAATCTTCATTTTTTTGGCATGTGGAACAAGGGAATTACAGCATCAATGAACACATGCTCTCTTTTAGTCTCCCATTATACTCTCAATCAAATACTCCATTCATCCCACACAATGATCATTTGAATATATAACTCAAACAGATGCATCATGCTTCATGTTTCACAGGGGAAAAAAAAGAGCAAACTAAAAGCGAGATGAGGCGAACTCACTGAACAGCATTTTATATATGAATCATGTTAAAATGAGCAATCGCAGAAAGCTTAAAAAAGCAGATTAGCCAATGTAAATTTTCAAGTGACaaaccaaacaaaaaaataGCATCCACCTATTCATTTCTACATGGACTACTTAATATAATACTATTTCCTTCCTTTATTAACTATAATAGTACTACTGATAGGAGAAGAAAATGGGTGATAGAGGAGATTACTGTCGGCATATTCAGATGCAAAGGCAGAATCTTCAATCATCTGATATTGGCAAACAGCCGCTGCCAAGAATCCTACTGAGGACAAAACAACCTGCCTCCGATCAATTACAGTCCAGTGCTCCGAGTTTACATTTCCCTCTTCAATTAATCAAGTACGAACATTAATCAAAATAACCATCATCGCCGGAAGTAaaataacaacaaataaaaggaaccgcaaaaaagaagaagaaaatgaacGCCTGACCTGAAGAGCTTAATGGGTTCGCTAAGCTTCGACAAACGATGGGCACGCATGAAGATGATGGGATTTTCGTTAGAGGCGGTAGAAGCACGCTCACGGTGGCGGAGTTCGCCGGAAGATTATTGGAAAGAGATCCGACGGCGGAAGCTGACGCCATATCGGGAATAGATGATGAATGAATCAATGGAAGTGAGAACTGTGTTCGCGGGAAGATTTGGGCCTTAGATTTTGTTTACTGCCAATTATACCCTTTCAAGCTCCGGAAAGATATGAGACTCGATTATATTACAAATCGAATCGatttattctaaaaatatttgatttgtatttgaaattaTCGAGTTTAAACTGAACATATGATTATATTGGAAATTTTTTTGTGAACTGAACTCGAACTTagattattttgttcgatagttcGCAACAATACgttagttttaatatttaattgatataatataattatatattgaagAAATATAATTTGCTTACAAATATATTGAATATTTCGAGTAGAATTCAAACTCGACCTCAAGCTTTGAAGTCTAATACTTTGCACAGAATAGATTCAGTGGCTTTTTTCATTGTGAAAAATTCTTTTGTTCCTTGAGTTTGTGTACCAAAATTTATGGGTTCTATATACAActcatgttatgtatatgtacttgttataacgattTAGGTGTGTTAaatctttagattcactaggtgtAAATGATGCAAATGAACATATTgatgaggagacgagaggcgCCGAAAACTGAGTAGGCGAAGCTGAATGCGAGCGTAcgttaacccgaggaccatatttTTTCCCCACATTACGTTGATGAATTAAGAGGAACcatgtatatttttatatgatttcgtttttatatattgatgattGTCAGGACTTTGCATGTTATTGGtgtaaactcttttaaacagtAGTTTAAGAGTTTGTCATGTTCAAAGATTTTTAAATTcagtatttttatttagtagtgcattactttttttttagaTGCACGTGTTgagtatttttcgaaaattagatttttttaaaaagaaaaaaatctagTGATAtttaagtagtagacgtttTAAGAACATTTTGATTAATACCCAAATGTACcacttaatttattaaaatatactGACTTTGACaattcatcaatttcttcttcttttttttttttttttaacaattaatcattttttatctttttaataatattcaaaatgtacTAAATTCATAAGGTACCAAGGTTAAATTATACTCtggaaattatttatttcaatactcctatttattttatttttgtgataAAANttttttttttttttttttttttttttaacaattaatcattttttatctttttaataatattcaaaatgtacTAAATTCATAAGGTACCAAGGTTAAATTATACTCtggaaattatttatttcaatactcctatttattttatttttgtgataAAAGACAGTAATTCACATATACATGTCAAAACGGGCTGGCGGGACGGGCCAGCCCGTCATTTTCGCGGGTCTGTAAATGAccaacccagcccaacccaccTTGGGCCGCGGGCTAGGCGGGCCGACCCGCTTATTTTGAAcccgtttattttttttaagaaaaaaaatactaaacaatatcgcagtaaacatagaagaaaaatatattttagtcaaatagtttcataaaatacttaaaaacattgaaataagaaaaattaagaaagcatcaacataatccataatctataaaaaataaagtgcttaaaccaaacatgaagaTTGAGACATGGAAGATAACAGAAAGTCAAGGAAAGAGAAGGttgtaaattttagaaaatattatgtgttcaacaatacacataattatCAAACCTCCGCCGGATCTACAAAATTTCACTACAACTCGTCGAACTTCAAACAAAACCACTCTTGGGTTCACAAACAATTGttatgcttaaaaattattttaagattcatgaataaaatttacagaaatTTAATCcctttaagattcatgaataaaatttacagagattcagattttatcagagtgagtgatggaggcgaggccaaagagaaaaataagaaagaaataagATAAGAGAGTGATGGAGATGCAGGAGacttattccaatttttatataaaacttaaaacttaaaaatataaaaaatatatataaaattatacccTAATTTGGCGTGCCAACCCGTCCCGTTTGGGTCCGACCCATCTTGGCCTGCAACCCAAACGGGCTCAGCCCATTTGGCCCGCCTCCAAACGggctgctattttatcaacccaacccgctcaatttttatagcgggGCGGACCGGCCCGAAGGGCCTAACCcaatttgaaaagtttaaatTCACATCTTTTTATTCCAACAGCCCTTGACCATTCCTTTTCTACATTCTTCGATATCATCCCCCCaaaattgttaattatttagtaagaGAAATTACCAGATTTCTCTTTAATGGAGATTCAAAAGTGATTAGAAGGATgaaaaaaaaccgaaaattagaaattaaatgaGGGATCAGCTATGTGAAAATTAAGTTGTTAGTAGTCTAACTTGtatatttttcatttgtttAACATGTTAGGCAATTTATGatcttaattcactaaattaaattttttttattttaatcattttttcatAGGAGATTTGAAAGTAAATCAAAAAATGACAGTGCTACACCAAAATTTGCCACATGGCGACAAATATCGCTAATATATCTGATATTACATCGAACACGTCAACactttattgaaaaaaaaataattaaaaaattgcaaGTTATGAACTACGACCGTAAATTAACGAGtaaaaatggaaaaatatgTCGATTACAAGatcgaaaatataattttcttgatcaattattttaaaattagatttaaaaTGAAGGCAACTTGTTTAAGCCTTACACGTAACAAGAGAGGGAAAAAGATCCCACGGAACCTGCTGCCGAGAATATGCTTTCCCGGCAGGGGCAGAGGCGGATTGGTACCATTTATACAGTCAACGTGAATCAAGAAACTAGTTTTTATTTGCTTTAAAGCAATTTATACAAcagttatattaatatatatgatacagccaattaattaatttctcgATTCCTTCAAAAAGCATTTTCGGGActtcttttattatttacaaaaacttgtatgagacagtctcatggatcgtatttcataagacagatctcttatttgagtcatccatgaaaaaatattattttttatgctaagaatattactttttaatgtgaatatcggtaagattgacccgtcttacagataaagattcgtgagatcgtcttacaagagacatattctttattatttatttatttagtgctTTCATTCATGGAAACTTGAGTATTTTTCAGTTaaaacaaaatgatattttcacaCTTTTATTCTGGTAAGAAACATATTTGGGGTGGTCCATGATTGGTTAGTCAGCAAAGTTCCCTTAAAATTCAGTGCCATTTCTTGTGCTAAaggaggaaaaagaaaaacaaattcacCTTATCAAGCAATAGACTGACAAATAAAACCACCACCCTTTTTTGGGCATCTCAAGGCTTAACAATTAGAGCAAATTTTTACAACTCCATTTCCCcaatttttaaccaaaatttgTTGGCCAGAATATTAACATTAACAAGTTACTCCTTGGATTTTCCACCATTGATTTTAGTAAGTTCTGAAGTTTAATTTGGGTTTTATATTCAATTACCCTCCTTTCTCCATGCTTGTAAAAGGTCGATTAGGTTTACCCCGATCGGCGACCCGTTCTCCCCAAGGTCAGTTGATGAGAGTGCCGGTCAC includes these proteins:
- the LOC140975426 gene encoding peptidyl-prolyl cis-trans isomerase FKBP19, chloroplastic isoform X2 — encoded protein: MASASAVGSLSNNLPANSATVSVLLPPLTKIPSSSCVPIVCRSLANPLSSSEGNVNSEHWTVIDRRQVVLSSVGFLAAAVCQYQMIEDSAFASEYADMPALRGKDYGKTKMRYPDYTETNSGLQYKDLRLGSGPSPKTGEIVVVDWDGYTIGYYGRIFEARNKTKGGSFVGEDKEFYKFRLGTREVIPAFEEAVSSMALGGIRRIIVPPELGYPDNDFNKQGPRPTTFSGQRALDFVLRNQGLIDKTLLFDIELLKIVSN
- the LOC140975426 gene encoding peptidyl-prolyl cis-trans isomerase FKBP19, chloroplastic isoform X1 codes for the protein MASASAVGSLSNNLPANSATVSVLLPPLTKIPSSSCVPIVCRSLANPLSSSEGNVNSEHWTVIDRRQVVLSSVGFLAAAVCQYQMIEDSAFASEYADSSLFEHTVPALRGKDYGKTKMRYPDYTETNSGLQYKDLRLGSGPSPKTGEIVVVDWDGYTIGYYGRIFEARNKTKGGSFVGEDKEFYKFRLGTREVIPAFEEAVSSMALGGIRRIIVPPELGYPDNDFNKQGPRPTTFSGQRALDFVLRNQGLIDKTLLFDIELLKIVSN